In Oscillospiraceae bacterium, a single window of DNA contains:
- a CDS encoding saccharopine dehydrogenase family protein, with the protein MGKCMIIGCGGVASVAIHKCCQNSEAFEEIMIASRTKSKCDALKAKLEGTTKTKIQTAQVDADHVDELVALIQKFKPDVVLNLALPYQDLTIMDACLATKTHYVDTANYEPPELAKFEYKWQWAYREKFNKAGICALLGSGFDPGVTGVYSAYAQKHYFDEINYIDILDCNGGDHGYPFATNFNPEINIREVTAKGSYWENGKWVETEPMEIKREYDFKDVGKKDMYLLHHEELESLGLNIKGIKRIRFFMTFGQSYLTHLKCLQDVGMTSIEPIEFEGHQIIPLQFLKAVLPDPASLGPRTVGKTNIGCIFQGVKDGKPKTYYVYNICDHQACYREVGSQAISYTTGVPAMIGAMLVMNGIWNKPGVWNMEEFDPDPFMDALNKWGLPWEEDFNPVLVD; encoded by the coding sequence ATGGGAAAATGTATGATTATCGGCTGCGGCGGCGTCGCGAGTGTCGCCATCCACAAATGCTGCCAAAACAGCGAGGCCTTTGAAGAGATCATGATCGCAAGCCGCACCAAATCCAAGTGCGATGCGCTCAAAGCCAAGCTCGAGGGCACTACCAAGACCAAGATTCAAACCGCGCAAGTGGACGCGGATCATGTCGACGAACTCGTTGCGCTGATTCAAAAGTTCAAGCCGGACGTCGTGCTGAACCTCGCTTTGCCCTATCAGGATTTGACCATTATGGACGCCTGCCTTGCGACCAAGACGCATTATGTCGACACCGCAAACTACGAGCCGCCGGAGCTTGCGAAATTCGAGTATAAATGGCAGTGGGCATACCGGGAAAAATTCAACAAGGCCGGAATCTGCGCATTGCTCGGCAGCGGCTTTGACCCGGGCGTGACGGGCGTATATTCGGCATACGCGCAAAAGCATTATTTTGATGAGATAAATTATATCGACATCCTCGACTGCAACGGCGGCGACCACGGCTACCCGTTCGCGACCAACTTCAATCCGGAGATCAACATCCGCGAGGTCACCGCAAAGGGCAGCTACTGGGAAAACGGCAAATGGGTCGAGACCGAGCCGATGGAGATCAAGCGCGAATACGACTTTAAAGACGTCGGGAAAAAGGATATGTATCTGCTCCACCACGAAGAATTGGAGAGTTTGGGCCTCAATATCAAGGGCATCAAGCGGATCCGTTTCTTTATGACCTTCGGCCAGAGCTATCTCACCCATTTAAAATGCTTACAGGACGTCGGAATGACTTCCATCGAGCCGATTGAATTTGAGGGCCATCAGATCATCCCGCTGCAATTTTTGAAAGCGGTGCTGCCCGATCCCGCGAGTTTGGGCCCCCGCACCGTCGGTAAGACCAACATCGGCTGCATCTTCCAGGGCGTCAAGGACGGCAAGCCCAAGACCTATTATGTCTATAACATCTGCGACCATCAGGCGTGCTATCGCGAAGTCGGCAGCCAGGCGATCTCCTACACCACGGGTGTTCCCGCGATGATCGGCGCGATGCTCGTGATGAACGGCATCTGGAATAAGCCGGGCGTGTGGAATATGGAAGAGTTCGACCCGGATCCGTTTATGGACGCGCTGAACAAATGGGGCCTGCCGTGGGAAGAAGATTTCAACCCCGTGCTCGTTGACTGA
- the speB gene encoding agmatinase encodes MRNNTNHKNVQTFLACDAGYKEAQAVLFGAPFDGTTSFRPGTRFGPSAIRNESFGIETYSPYCDKDLTDFRVYDGGDLELPFGNTGRVLQQIEKYTQKLLSDSKRFLMLGGEHLVTLGALRAAVRRYPDLHILHLDAHTDLRDDYIGEKLSHSTVIRRAWELVGDGKIHQFGIRSGEKYEFEFAQAHTNLRKFDLAGFEQIVARLKDQPVYFTLDLDVLDSSVFCGTGTPEAGGVTFKELIEAILQLNRLNIVGGDVVELCPHYDQSGSSTAAACKITREVLLQILK; translated from the coding sequence ATGAGAAATAATACGAATCATAAAAACGTGCAAACCTTTCTTGCCTGTGATGCCGGGTATAAAGAAGCGCAGGCGGTGTTGTTCGGCGCGCCGTTTGACGGAACCACCTCGTTCCGTCCCGGCACACGGTTCGGGCCGTCCGCCATCCGAAACGAGTCTTTCGGTATTGAGACCTATTCGCCCTATTGTGATAAAGATCTGACCGATTTCCGCGTCTATGACGGCGGTGATTTGGAACTCCCCTTCGGCAACACCGGGCGCGTGCTGCAGCAGATCGAAAAATATACCCAAAAACTGCTTTCGGATAGCAAGCGCTTTTTGATGCTGGGCGGCGAACATCTGGTTACCCTTGGCGCTCTGCGCGCGGCGGTCAGGCGTTATCCGGATCTGCATATTCTCCATCTTGACGCTCATACCGATTTACGCGACGACTACATCGGCGAAAAATTGTCGCACTCCACGGTCATCCGCCGGGCATGGGAACTCGTCGGCGACGGAAAGATTCATCAGTTCGGCATCCGAAGCGGCGAAAAATATGAATTCGAATTCGCACAGGCACATACTAACTTACGCAAGTTTGATCTTGCGGGCTTCGAACAGATCGTCGCCCGATTGAAAGATCAGCCGGTATACTTCACCCTCGATTTGGATGTGCTCGATTCCTCGGTCTTTTGCGGAACCGGTACCCCCGAAGCCGGCGGTGTGACTTTTAAAGAATTGATCGAAGCGATTTTACAGTTAAATCGGCTGAATATCGTGGGCGGCGATGTCGTCGAACTCTGCCCGCATTACGACCAGAGCGGCAGTTCTACGGCCGCTGCCTGTAAAATCACCCGGGAAGTACTATTACAAATTTTAAAATAA
- a CDS encoding DUF434 domain-containing protein, with amino-acid sequence MCASVKRGYYPSDKINFSGSALGTLNRAAEELFFLLNRGYPAKSASAFIGNHYLLPERGRVALTRAVASEKDIAARKAKQRGKVPEGETVHIDGFNQIITLEVALSGSPVIACMDGTYRDLAGLRGTYRLIDKTDTAIKLIFSALREFSAQKAVFLLDKPISNSGRLKTRIAEIAEEEQFETEIELADKVDQTLYELSNVVTSDSVILDRCESWLNLNEILIPAIQDIWIIKLQGYILSNKTDSI; translated from the coding sequence ATGTGCGCATCGGTAAAACGCGGATATTATCCCTCTGACAAGATCAATTTTTCCGGCTCCGCGCTCGGAACGCTGAACCGCGCGGCTGAGGAGTTGTTTTTCCTATTGAACCGCGGCTATCCCGCCAAAAGCGCCTCCGCCTTCATCGGCAATCACTATCTGCTCCCGGAGCGCGGACGGGTCGCCCTGACGCGCGCCGTCGCCTCCGAAAAAGATATCGCAGCCCGAAAGGCCAAACAGCGGGGGAAGGTTCCGGAAGGGGAGACCGTCCACATTGATGGATTTAATCAGATCATTACTCTCGAAGTCGCATTGTCCGGTTCTCCGGTGATTGCCTGCATGGACGGGACCTACCGCGATCTCGCCGGATTGCGCGGCACCTACCGCCTGATCGACAAGACCGATACCGCGATCAAACTTATTTTCTCCGCGCTGCGGGAATTTTCCGCGCAAAAAGCGGTTTTCCTGCTCGATAAACCGATCTCCAACTCCGGCAGATTGAAAACCCGGATTGCGGAGATTGCCGAAGAAGAGCAATTCGAGACCGAAATCGAACTTGCCGATAAAGTCGATCAGACGCTCTATGAGCTTTCAAACGTTGTCACAAGCGACAGTGTGATTTTAGACCGCTGCGAGAGCTGGTTAAACCTGAATGAAATCCTGATTCCCGCAATTCAGGACATATGGATTATCAAACTCCAAGGATATATTTTGTCGAATAAAACAGATAGTATATAG
- the nspC gene encoding carboxynorspermidine decarboxylase — MNDLLYSVETPCYVVDEKRLEDNLVILADVAKQAGCKILLAQKAFSMFAVYPLIGKYLSGTTASGLFEAKLGHDEMGKETHIFSAAYPEKDFDEILTLCDHISFNSFSQWEKYREKALAAKKSCGIRINPEHSTQGKSIYDPCAEGSRLGVTRENFREDLLDGIEGLHFHTLCEQNSDALVETLAVVDEKFGEFIPRMKIKWVNFGGGHHITRADYDRKTLIDCIKRFKDKYQVEVYLEPGEAVAYYAGYLVASVLDIVHNSIDIALLDASAACHMPDVIEMPYRPPLWQSGKSGEKPYTYRLAGSTCLAGDIIGDYSFDTPLKIGDKLIFEDMAIYSMVKNNTFNGMCLPSIALLKKDGKIEHIRTFGYENFKNRLS; from the coding sequence ATGAACGACCTCCTTTATTCGGTCGAGACGCCCTGCTATGTCGTCGATGAGAAGCGGCTCGAAGATAACCTCGTCATTTTAGCGGATGTGGCAAAACAGGCGGGCTGCAAAATTCTACTTGCCCAGAAGGCCTTTTCGATGTTTGCCGTCTATCCGCTCATCGGGAAATATCTTTCGGGCACGACGGCAAGCGGGTTGTTCGAAGCCAAGTTAGGCCACGATGAGATGGGCAAAGAGACTCATATCTTTTCTGCCGCTTACCCCGAAAAGGATTTCGACGAGATTTTAACACTTTGCGACCATATCAGCTTCAATTCGTTCTCCCAGTGGGAAAAATACCGCGAAAAAGCCCTTGCCGCCAAGAAAAGCTGCGGAATACGGATCAATCCCGAGCATTCCACGCAGGGTAAAAGCATCTACGACCCCTGCGCCGAGGGCTCCCGCTTGGGCGTCACCCGAGAAAACTTCCGCGAAGACCTGTTGGACGGCATTGAGGGGCTGCATTTTCACACCCTCTGCGAACAAAACAGCGACGCACTGGTCGAAACGCTTGCGGTGGTGGACGAAAAGTTCGGCGAATTTATCCCGCGCATGAAAATTAAATGGGTCAACTTCGGCGGCGGCCACCACATCACCCGAGCCGATTACGACCGAAAAACGTTGATTGACTGTATTAAACGGTTCAAGGATAAATATCAAGTTGAGGTCTATCTGGAGCCGGGCGAGGCCGTCGCCTATTACGCCGGATATCTGGTAGCCTCGGTGCTGGACATCGTTCATAATAGCATTGACATCGCCCTGCTGGACGCCTCTGCCGCCTGCCATATGCCCGACGTGATCGAAATGCCTTACCGCCCGCCGCTTTGGCAGAGCGGGAAATCGGGAGAAAAGCCGTATACCTACCGCCTTGCGGGCTCAACCTGCCTTGCCGGTGATATAATCGGGGATTACTCTTTTGACACGCCTCTGAAAATCGGGGATAAGTTGATTTTCGAGGACATGGCGATTTATTCGATGGTCAAAAACAACACTTTCAACGGCATGTGCCTGCCCTCTATCGCATTGTTGAAAAAGGACGGCAAGATTGAGCATATCCGAACGTTCGGATATGAGAATTTCAAAAACAGGTTGTCTTGA